Proteins found in one Nymphalis io chromosome 4, ilAglIoxx1.1, whole genome shotgun sequence genomic segment:
- the LOC126781870 gene encoding retinal rod rhodopsin-sensitive cGMP 3',5'-cyclic phosphodiesterase subunit delta, which yields MTELLPLEESEKDRMKSILSGFQINYMNLRDVDTGKVIWQHNDDMSNPDVEHEARVPKRILKSRVVSREMNFSSVESMDKFRLEQKVLFKGRCLEEWFFEFGYVIPNSTNTWQSIIESAPESQMMPANVLNGNVVIETKFFDGDFLITTSRVRLFYV from the exons ATGACGGAGCTATTACCGCTTGAAGAATCTGAAAAAGATCGAATGAAGTCAATTCTCAGCGGCTTTCAAAT TAATTATATGAATCTACGAGATGTGGACACAG gTAAAGTTATTTGGCAGCATAACGATGATATGTCAAATCCAGATGTTGAGCATGAGGCGCGCGTTCCGAAACGTATCCTCAAGTCTAGAGTTGTGTCTCGCGAGATGAATTTCAGCTCTGTAGAGTCTATGGACAAATTTCGACTAGAACAG aAAGTTCTATTCAAAGGTAGATGTCTAGAGGAATGGTTCTTCGAGTTTGGATATGTGATTCCTAATTCCACCAACACCTGGCAATCCATCATAGAATCGGCACCAGAGTCCCAGATGATGCCTGCTAATGTACTTAA CGGGAATGTCGTGATTGAAACTAAGTTCTTCGATGGAGATTTTCTCATAACAACGTCGCGTGTTCGCCTGTTTTACGTTTAA
- the LOC126781825 gene encoding ubiquitin-protein ligase E3A — protein sequence MNSKSEIDEASRGSEASSSNTSSTPSNSKNQPPVGLCAGSGSNNPHIMKRAAARQLIERYFYQLLDGCGNPNCDNKYCASSGEARNLTPNEAAAEAIKLFYKEARLCDTLPNKVPRTEASNCDASASATFTNSNIKGKSSVESKQLDSASCSVSLADNKKDKPETSHNLSHEEKENAIYDNGSMLTEERVYELCDECLQTKNPEPLIRALGEAFTQPTILSKCFQRKIVDRDNHNKGEKKLDKESNAMCSSNDPDKDVDSVMGPGLDVASCQRALQYLTKVPSEYYSSAFVIALTTLAENIEIDLRITKSLSMDDIVHCFVIAFEVPDLGCSDYLEIALPAMCHAAQHLSVKAQAKLARLWGQHCKESLRHILETIQQLITLRVISTNYSRTFQVQDDDSVTMATKLMKIVYYANMLAGVMEPSSLREEPVVLASQLDPLGDALDHLYPLSQIKTFKEAQQEDPLAIELDINVLDVRKPYLPFEEFYNEPLSDTIEMDIDLANCKTEVANGRKFSFLKYPFVLTAATKSLGLYYENRIRMFSERRVSLLHAVVGAAPSMPFLRLKVRRSHLIDDALVELEMIAMERALDLKKQLVVEFEGEQGVDEGGVSKEFFQLVVEQIFNADFGMFTHRPDSQTVWFNPTSFETEAQFTLIGIVLGLAIYNNIILAVNFPMVVYRKLMGRKGSFEDLADWNMTLYNGLKDMLNYTGSDLDEVYYQTFRICYTDVFGSNIFHDLKENGDNIFVTQENKQEFVELYADFLLNKSVETQFKAFRRGFAMVTDESQLGTLFRPEEVEMLVCGSKKFDFIELEKSTEYDGGYTPESQIIKDFWSIVHSLSLENKRKLLQFTTGSDRVPVGGLSHLKLVVARNGPDCDRLPAAHTCFNVLLLPEYDSKEKLQDRLMKAINYSKGFGLL from the exons atGAACTCGAAAAGCGAAATTGACGAAGCTtcaag GGGGAGCGAAGCGTCATCGTCAAACACCAGTTCAACCCCAAGCAATTCCAAAAATCAACCGCCAGTAGGTTTATGCGCCGGATCAGGCTCGAACAATCCACACATTATGAAACGAGCAGCTGCGAGACAATTaattgaaagatatttttatcaGCTGTTAGATGGCTGTGGCAATCCTAATTGTGATAACAAATATTGTGCTTCAAGTGGAGAG GCGAGAAATTTGACCCCAAATGAAGCAGCAGCAGAAGCAatcaaattattctataaagaGGCTCGCCTGTGTGACACTTTACCTAACAAAGTTCCAAGGACCGAAGCAAGTAATTGTGATGCCAGTGCTAg TGCAACTTTTACAAATTCTAACATAAAAGGCAAATCAAGTGTAGAGAGTAAACAATTAGATTCAGCATCATGCAGCGTATCACTGGCGGACAACAAGAAAGATAAACCTGAAACTAGTCATAATTTATCTCACGAAGAAAAAGAAAATGCAATTTATGata ATGGTTCCATGTTAACTGAAGAACGTGTATATGAATTATGTGATGAGTGCCTTCAAACGAAAAATCCAGAGCCATTAATAAGAGCACTAGGTGAAGCATTTACGCAGCCCACAATACTATCGAAATGTTTTCAAAGAAAAATAGTTGACAGGGACAATCACAATAAAGGGGAGAAAAAATTag ATAAAGAATCAAATGCAATGTGTTCTTCAAATGATCCTGATAAAGATGTGGACAGTGTCATGGGACCGGGTTTAGATGTCGCTTCATGTCAGAGAGCCTTGCAGTACCTTACCAAA gtgCCATCGGAATACTATAGTTCAGCATTTGTGATAGCTCTCACAACGCTGGCAGAGAATATAGAAATCGATCTGAGGATAACGAAGAGTTTGAGTATGGACGATATAGTCCACTGTTTCGTCATAGCCTTCGAGGTGCCAGATCTCGGTTGCAGTGATTACCTGGAAATTGCATTGCCGGCAATGTGTCATGCCGCTCAGCATTTGTCGGTCaaag CTCAAGCtaaactggcgcgcctgtgggGACAGCATTGTAAAGAGAGCCTCCGACATATATTAGAAACTATCCAACAACTCATCACACTCAGAGTTATATCAACGAATTATTCTAGAACGTTTCAAGTTCAAGATGACGATAGTGTCACTATGGCCACGAAACTTATGAag ATAGTGTACTATGCCAACATGCTAGCGGGTGTGATGGAACCAAGCTCACTACGGGAGGAGCCAGTTGTTTTAGCCAGCCAGTTAGATCCTTTAGGCGATGCTTTAGACCACTTATATCCTTTGTCTCAAATCAAGACCTTTAAAGAGGCGCAGCAGGAAGATCCCTTAG CTATTGAATTAGATATAAATGTATTAGACGTCAGGAAACCTTATTTGCCATTTGAAGAGTTTTACAATGAACCTCTTAGTGATACTATAGAAATGGACATAGATTTAGCTAATTGTAAAACTGAAGTAGCAAATG GGCGTAAGTTCTCGTTCCTGAAGTACCCGTTCGTGCTGACGGCTGCCACCAAGTCGTTGGGCCTGTACTACGAGAACCGCATCCGGATGTTCTCGGAGCGGCGCGTGTCGCTGCTGCACGCCGTGGTGGGCGCCGCCCCCTCCATGCCCTTCCTGCGCCTCAAGGTGCGCCGCTCGCACCTCATCGACGACGCACTCGTCGAG CTGGAGATGATAGCGATGGAGCGTGCGCTGGACCTGAAGAAGCAGCTGGTCGTGGAGTTCGAGGGCGAGCAGGGGGTGGACGAGGGTGGCGTAAGCAAGGAGTTCTTTCAGCTCGTCGTGGAGCAGATATTTAACGCGGACTTTGGCATGTTCACACACAGACCTGACTCGCAGACCGTTTG GTTTAATCCCACATCATTTGAAACAGAAGCACAGTTTACACTGATCGGAATAGTATTAGGACTTGcgatatataacaatattatattggcTGTTAATTTCCCCATGGTCGTGTACAGAAAATTAATGGGCAGAAAAGGATCCTTTGAAGACTTGGCAGACTGGAATATG acCTTATATAACGGCTTGAAGGACATGTTAAATTATACAGGCAGCGATTTAGATGAAGTGTACTATCAGACATTTAGAATATGTTATACGGATGTATTCGGCAGCAATATATTTCATGATTTGAAAGAAAATGgcgataatatatttgttacacaAGAAAATAAACAG gAATTCGTGGAACTATACGCAGATTTTTTACTAAACAAGTCAGTGGAAACGCAGTTCAAGGCGTTCAGGCGCGGCTTCGCGATGGTGACGGACGAGAGCCAGCTTGGAACGCTGTTCCGGCCCGAGGAGGTCGAGATGCTCGTGTGCGGCAGCAAG AAATTTGATTTCATTGAACTAGAAAAATCGACAGAATATGACGGAGGCTACACGCCCGAATCGCAAATCATAAAAGATTTCTGGAGCATCGTTCACAGTTTGTCGTTAGAGAATAAACGAAAGCTGCTACAGTTTACTACAGGGTCCGACCGAGTACCTGTAGGAGGTTTGAGCCACTTGAAACTAGTTGTAGCGAGAAATGGACCGGACTGCGACCGGTTACCGGCGGCTCACACCTGTTTCAACGTTCTACTCCTACCGGAATACGACAGCAAAGAGAAACTACAAGACAGACTGATGAAAGCCATTAATTACTCAAAAGGCTTCGGCTTACTTTAA
- the LOC126781830 gene encoding uncharacterized protein LOC126781830 isoform X1, which yields MIDGRHKIIPEEDDGKDKNTIAEAAEEWAPWSLVLPSKNPNAPPPVSVKTAPGPTWDIGQVLKAARLLCKPPLEVDFVDEQEMRCVYSLIYDVFRYKTILDQAIEDIDFFGDFPQFSVHRHTTWLFLMELARRRWMARARGEAERATRLLRAAGFPFQDVENAVWEQRIHFAAAIARIRIKNKAFTLSDLLPPHLREERISACVNKDTVTGWVNTFKAKKVALLVKRLNDMGYSYSNSRQLCAGEYRFDRVCPRFITLRPPDNVSFGQLDLVKEGVIVLQEREFCAGASTLCRALRANALRGVVAQSHASSPRCSAYLAAQLRELAAVLKSETPALPVTPELGKLVVFGAGDKAESYVCALRELGIEASELPQSSAPVCVLSDPVHGDTPLVASALDGVVAVLATPPNSFSAVTDPIDLVCGRGGDLAMLEVLTESEIDSNGKARVQSILEEQKKTLKVLLSKPQIQLILYETHSALEAENQAQVTRAVAEANRLARERHALLKKKTKDHTPKHKEVAETGITDSCTSLDQTCSRSDLDKDEVDEMRLSHKRPMSSPPTTARTKSDIEETVLKKRAESANMAWRPGYKSRPIPEMQVAENDPFPRDPDKDSPDVFVPECDLFEIHKLPNLGNGLDINYILDRDGCYLGLIQRKEITRLDAKYMILVAEERGLFGGAPAQRRKRAEPPPAAPRARRRRNNVFEVERVAAPTYASMSRSLRRSSAPACLPEAGETGAEPIRVCSRHARRHAAAAAFTAAACTCDAKHRNIVKSRRLSVAVTSPRTAIASPVNCRQPFPLTVHDLRLRRNYSVLHRLKFE from the exons ATGATTGATGGACGTCATAAAATAATacc GGAAGAAGATGATGGTAAAGATAAGAATACGATAGCAGAGGCAGCAGAGGAATGGGCGCCTTGGAGTTTGGTGCTACCGAGTAAGAATCCAAATGCACCACCCCCTGTATCTGTGAAAACTGCCCCTGGGCCAACTTGGGACATTGGacag gtTTTGAAAGCTGCCCGTCTTCTCTGCAAGCCCCCGTTGGAAGTAGACTTCGTTGATGAACAAGAAATGCGATGTGTCTATTCCCTTATCTACGATGTTTTCCGAT ACAAAACTATTCTGGATCAAGCGATAGAAGACATAGACTTTTTTGGTGATTTCCCGCAG TTTTCCGTACACCGCCACACAACATGGCTGTTTCTCATGGAGTTAGCAAGACGCCGCTGGATGGCAAGAGCACGTGGTGAGGCAGAAAGAGCTACAAGATTGCTTAGAGCGGCAGGCTTTCCTTTCCAAGATGTTGAAAATGCAGTTTGGGAACAGAGGATTCACTTTGCCGCAGCCATCGCCAGGATCCGAATTAAAAATAAGGCTTTCac GTTATCTGATCTTTTGCCGCCTCATTTACGGGAAGAAAGAATATCGGCATGTGTTAACAAGGACACTGTTACTGGTTGGGTTAACACTTTTAAAGCTAA aaaaGTTGCGTTGCTTGTAAAAAGACTTAATGATATGGGCTATTCCTATAGTAATTCTCGTCAACTTTGCGCTGGAGAATACAGATTTGATCGTGTCTGTCCCAG atttataacaCTGCGTCCACCAGATAACGTCAGTTTTGGACAATTGGATCTCGTTAAGGAAGGAGTTATCGTTCTTCAG GAGCGCGAGTTTTGCGCAGGCGCATCGACGCTGTGCCGCGCATTGCGTGCGAACGCGTTGCGCGGCGTCGTTGCACAATCGCACGCTTCCTCTCCGCGCTGCTCAGCTTACCTCGCCGCGCAGCTGCGCGAGCTGGCAGCGGTGCTGAAATCTGAGACTCCAGCTTTACCAGTTACACCCGAGCTCGGAAAACTGGTCGTGTTCGGAGCTGGTGACAA GGCCGAAAGCTACGTGTGTGCTCTACGTGAACTGGGCATAGAGGCGTCGGAGCTGCCTCAATCGAGTGCACCGGTTTGTGTTCTGAGTGATCCAGTGCACGGTGACACACCTTTAGTAGCCAGCGCGCTGGACGGAGTCGTGGCAGTGCTGGCTACACCACCGAATTCCTTTTCAGCTGTAACAGATCCAATCGACTTAGTATGTGGACGAGGGGGAGATTTAGCCATGCTTGAG GTTCTGACAGAATCAGAAATTGATTCCAATGGAAAGGCTCGCGTTCAGTCTATTTTGGAAGAGCAAAAGAAAACATTGAAAGTTTTATTGTCTAAGCCTCAA ATTCAATTAATACTGTATGAGACTCATTCGGCCCTGGAGGCGGAGAATCAAGCGCAAGTGACGCGTGCCGTGGCGGAGGCCAACCGTCTCGCACGCGAGAGACATGCTTTACTCAAGAAGAAGACGAAAGATCAC ACACCGAAGCATAAGGAAGTCGCTGAAACAGGAATAACCGATTCTTGCACATCGCTAGATCAGACATGTTCACGATCTGATTTAGACAAAGATGAGGTGGACGAAATGCGCCTGTCGCATAAGAGGCCGATGTCGTCACCACCCACCACAGCGAGAACGAAGTCAGATATTGAGGAAACAGTGCTAAAGAAACGAGCGGAAAGCGCCAATATGGCTTGGCGGCCAGGATATAAATCTAGACCCATTCCTGAAATGCAGGTCGCTGAAAACGACCCCTTTCCGCGGGACCCGGATAAAGATAGTCCTGACGTATTT GTACCTGAAtgtgatttatttgaaattcataAATTGCCAAACCTTGGCAATGGTTTAGACATCAATTACATTCTGGATCGAGACGGGTGCTACTTGGGCCTTATTCAAAGAAAG GAGATCACCCGGCTGGACGCCAAGTACATGATCCTGGTGGCGGAGGAGCGCGGGCTGTTCGGCGGCGCGCCCGCGCAGCGCCGCAAGCGCGCCgagccgccgcccgccgcgccgcgcgcgcgccgccgccggaACAACGTCTTCGAG GTAGAGCGCGTCGCCGCTCCGACGTACGCTTCGATGTCGCGCTCGTTGCGGCGCAGTTCCGCGCCCGCCTGCCTGCCCGAAGCGGGCGAGACGGGAGCGGAGCCGATCCGCGTGTGTTCGCGACACGCGCGACGCCACGCTGCGGCGGCCGCCTTCACGGCCGCTGCGTGCACTTGCGACGCCAAGCATCG aaacATAGTCAAAAGTCGTCGGCTGTCAGTGGCGGTGACGTCACCACGAACAGCCATTGCGTCTCCCGTGAACTGTCGCCAACCCTTCCCGCTTACGGTGCACGACCTGCGTCTGCGCCGCAACTACAGCGTACTCCATCGattgaaatttgaataa
- the LOC126781830 gene encoding uncharacterized protein LOC126781830 isoform X3: MLKMQFGNRGFTLPQPSPGSELKIRLSRYLIFCRLIYGKKEYRHVLTRTLLLVGLTLLKLIALLVKRLNDMGYSYSNSRQLCAGEYRFDRVCPRFITLRPPDNVSFGQLDLVKEGVIVLQEREFCAGASTLCRALRANALRGVVAQSHASSPRCSAYLAAQLRELAAVLKSETPALPVTPELGKLVVFGAGDKAESYVCALRELGIEASELPQSSAPVCVLSDPVHGDTPLVASALDGVVAVLATPPNSFSAVTDPIDLVCGRGGDLAMLEVLTESEIDSNGKARVQSILEEQKKTLKVLLSKPQIQLILYETHSALEAENQAQVTRAVAEANRLARERHALLKKKTKDHTPKHKEVAETGITDSCTSLDQTCSRSDLDKDEVDEMRLSHKRPMSSPPTTARTKSDIEETVLKKRAESANMAWRPGYKSRPIPEMQVAENDPFPRDPDKDSPDVFVPECDLFEIHKLPNLGNGLDINYILDRDGCYLGLIQRKEITRLDAKYMILVAEERGLFGGAPAQRRKRAEPPPAAPRARRRRNNVFEVERVAAPTYASMSRSLRRSSAPACLPEAGETGAEPIRVCSRHARRHAAAAAFTAAACTCDAKHRNIVKSRRLSVAVTSPRTAIASPVNCRQPFPLTVHDLRLRRNYSVLHRLKFE; encoded by the exons ATGTTGAAAATGCAGTTTGGGAACAGAGGATTCACTTTGCCGCAGCCATCGCCAGGATCCGAATTAAAAATAAGGCTTTCac GTTATCTGATCTTTTGCCGCCTCATTTACGGGAAGAAAGAATATCGGCATGTGTTAACAAGGACACTGTTACTGGTTGGGTTAACACTTTTAAAGCTAA TTGCGTTGCTTGTAAAAAGACTTAATGATATGGGCTATTCCTATAGTAATTCTCGTCAACTTTGCGCTGGAGAATACAGATTTGATCGTGTCTGTCCCAG atttataacaCTGCGTCCACCAGATAACGTCAGTTTTGGACAATTGGATCTCGTTAAGGAAGGAGTTATCGTTCTTCAG GAGCGCGAGTTTTGCGCAGGCGCATCGACGCTGTGCCGCGCATTGCGTGCGAACGCGTTGCGCGGCGTCGTTGCACAATCGCACGCTTCCTCTCCGCGCTGCTCAGCTTACCTCGCCGCGCAGCTGCGCGAGCTGGCAGCGGTGCTGAAATCTGAGACTCCAGCTTTACCAGTTACACCCGAGCTCGGAAAACTGGTCGTGTTCGGAGCTGGTGACAA GGCCGAAAGCTACGTGTGTGCTCTACGTGAACTGGGCATAGAGGCGTCGGAGCTGCCTCAATCGAGTGCACCGGTTTGTGTTCTGAGTGATCCAGTGCACGGTGACACACCTTTAGTAGCCAGCGCGCTGGACGGAGTCGTGGCAGTGCTGGCTACACCACCGAATTCCTTTTCAGCTGTAACAGATCCAATCGACTTAGTATGTGGACGAGGGGGAGATTTAGCCATGCTTGAG GTTCTGACAGAATCAGAAATTGATTCCAATGGAAAGGCTCGCGTTCAGTCTATTTTGGAAGAGCAAAAGAAAACATTGAAAGTTTTATTGTCTAAGCCTCAA ATTCAATTAATACTGTATGAGACTCATTCGGCCCTGGAGGCGGAGAATCAAGCGCAAGTGACGCGTGCCGTGGCGGAGGCCAACCGTCTCGCACGCGAGAGACATGCTTTACTCAAGAAGAAGACGAAAGATCAC ACACCGAAGCATAAGGAAGTCGCTGAAACAGGAATAACCGATTCTTGCACATCGCTAGATCAGACATGTTCACGATCTGATTTAGACAAAGATGAGGTGGACGAAATGCGCCTGTCGCATAAGAGGCCGATGTCGTCACCACCCACCACAGCGAGAACGAAGTCAGATATTGAGGAAACAGTGCTAAAGAAACGAGCGGAAAGCGCCAATATGGCTTGGCGGCCAGGATATAAATCTAGACCCATTCCTGAAATGCAGGTCGCTGAAAACGACCCCTTTCCGCGGGACCCGGATAAAGATAGTCCTGACGTATTT GTACCTGAAtgtgatttatttgaaattcataAATTGCCAAACCTTGGCAATGGTTTAGACATCAATTACATTCTGGATCGAGACGGGTGCTACTTGGGCCTTATTCAAAGAAAG GAGATCACCCGGCTGGACGCCAAGTACATGATCCTGGTGGCGGAGGAGCGCGGGCTGTTCGGCGGCGCGCCCGCGCAGCGCCGCAAGCGCGCCgagccgccgcccgccgcgccgcgcgcgcgccgccgccggaACAACGTCTTCGAG GTAGAGCGCGTCGCCGCTCCGACGTACGCTTCGATGTCGCGCTCGTTGCGGCGCAGTTCCGCGCCCGCCTGCCTGCCCGAAGCGGGCGAGACGGGAGCGGAGCCGATCCGCGTGTGTTCGCGACACGCGCGACGCCACGCTGCGGCGGCCGCCTTCACGGCCGCTGCGTGCACTTGCGACGCCAAGCATCG aaacATAGTCAAAAGTCGTCGGCTGTCAGTGGCGGTGACGTCACCACGAACAGCCATTGCGTCTCCCGTGAACTGTCGCCAACCCTTCCCGCTTACGGTGCACGACCTGCGTCTGCGCCGCAACTACAGCGTACTCCATCGattgaaatttgaataa
- the LOC126781830 gene encoding uncharacterized protein LOC126781830 isoform X2 has product MIDGRHKIIPEEDDGKDKNTIAEAAEEWAPWSLVLPSKNPNAPPPVSVKTAPGPTWDIGQVLKAARLLCKPPLEVDFVDEQEMRCVYSLIYDVFRYKTILDQAIEDIDFFGDFPQFSVHRHTTWLFLMELARRRWMARARGEAERATRLLRAAGFPFQDVENAVWEQRIHFAAAIARIRIKNKAFTLSDLLPPHLREERISACVNKDTVTGWVNTFKAKKVALLVKRLNDMGYSYSNSRQLCAGEYRFDRVCPRFITLRPPDNVSFGQLDLVKEGVIVLQEREFCAGASTLCRALRANALRGVVAQSHASSPRCSAYLAAQLRELAAVLKSETPALPVTPELGKLVVFGAGDKAESYVCALRELGIEASELPQSSAPVCVLSDPVHGDTPLVASALDGVVAVLATPPNSFSAVTDPIDLVCGRGGDLAMLEVLTESEIDSNGKARVQSILEEQKKTLKVLLSKPQIQLILYETHSALEAENQAQVTRAVAEANRLARERHALLKKKTKDHTPKHKEVAETGITDSCTSLDQTCSRSDLDKDEVDEMRLSHKRPMSSPPTTARTKSDIEETVLKKRAESANMAWRPGYKSRPIPEMQVAENDPFPRDPDKDSPDVFVPECDLFEIHKLPNLGNGLDINYILDRDGCYLGLIQRKNEYLLYVECHLEE; this is encoded by the exons ATGATTGATGGACGTCATAAAATAATacc GGAAGAAGATGATGGTAAAGATAAGAATACGATAGCAGAGGCAGCAGAGGAATGGGCGCCTTGGAGTTTGGTGCTACCGAGTAAGAATCCAAATGCACCACCCCCTGTATCTGTGAAAACTGCCCCTGGGCCAACTTGGGACATTGGacag gtTTTGAAAGCTGCCCGTCTTCTCTGCAAGCCCCCGTTGGAAGTAGACTTCGTTGATGAACAAGAAATGCGATGTGTCTATTCCCTTATCTACGATGTTTTCCGAT ACAAAACTATTCTGGATCAAGCGATAGAAGACATAGACTTTTTTGGTGATTTCCCGCAG TTTTCCGTACACCGCCACACAACATGGCTGTTTCTCATGGAGTTAGCAAGACGCCGCTGGATGGCAAGAGCACGTGGTGAGGCAGAAAGAGCTACAAGATTGCTTAGAGCGGCAGGCTTTCCTTTCCAAGATGTTGAAAATGCAGTTTGGGAACAGAGGATTCACTTTGCCGCAGCCATCGCCAGGATCCGAATTAAAAATAAGGCTTTCac GTTATCTGATCTTTTGCCGCCTCATTTACGGGAAGAAAGAATATCGGCATGTGTTAACAAGGACACTGTTACTGGTTGGGTTAACACTTTTAAAGCTAA aaaaGTTGCGTTGCTTGTAAAAAGACTTAATGATATGGGCTATTCCTATAGTAATTCTCGTCAACTTTGCGCTGGAGAATACAGATTTGATCGTGTCTGTCCCAG atttataacaCTGCGTCCACCAGATAACGTCAGTTTTGGACAATTGGATCTCGTTAAGGAAGGAGTTATCGTTCTTCAG GAGCGCGAGTTTTGCGCAGGCGCATCGACGCTGTGCCGCGCATTGCGTGCGAACGCGTTGCGCGGCGTCGTTGCACAATCGCACGCTTCCTCTCCGCGCTGCTCAGCTTACCTCGCCGCGCAGCTGCGCGAGCTGGCAGCGGTGCTGAAATCTGAGACTCCAGCTTTACCAGTTACACCCGAGCTCGGAAAACTGGTCGTGTTCGGAGCTGGTGACAA GGCCGAAAGCTACGTGTGTGCTCTACGTGAACTGGGCATAGAGGCGTCGGAGCTGCCTCAATCGAGTGCACCGGTTTGTGTTCTGAGTGATCCAGTGCACGGTGACACACCTTTAGTAGCCAGCGCGCTGGACGGAGTCGTGGCAGTGCTGGCTACACCACCGAATTCCTTTTCAGCTGTAACAGATCCAATCGACTTAGTATGTGGACGAGGGGGAGATTTAGCCATGCTTGAG GTTCTGACAGAATCAGAAATTGATTCCAATGGAAAGGCTCGCGTTCAGTCTATTTTGGAAGAGCAAAAGAAAACATTGAAAGTTTTATTGTCTAAGCCTCAA ATTCAATTAATACTGTATGAGACTCATTCGGCCCTGGAGGCGGAGAATCAAGCGCAAGTGACGCGTGCCGTGGCGGAGGCCAACCGTCTCGCACGCGAGAGACATGCTTTACTCAAGAAGAAGACGAAAGATCAC ACACCGAAGCATAAGGAAGTCGCTGAAACAGGAATAACCGATTCTTGCACATCGCTAGATCAGACATGTTCACGATCTGATTTAGACAAAGATGAGGTGGACGAAATGCGCCTGTCGCATAAGAGGCCGATGTCGTCACCACCCACCACAGCGAGAACGAAGTCAGATATTGAGGAAACAGTGCTAAAGAAACGAGCGGAAAGCGCCAATATGGCTTGGCGGCCAGGATATAAATCTAGACCCATTCCTGAAATGCAGGTCGCTGAAAACGACCCCTTTCCGCGGGACCCGGATAAAGATAGTCCTGACGTATTT GTACCTGAAtgtgatttatttgaaattcataAATTGCCAAACCTTGGCAATGGTTTAGACATCAATTACATTCTGGATCGAGACGGGTGCTACTTGGGCCTTATTCAAAGAAAG AATGAATACCTACTTTATGTCGAATGTCATCTCGAAGAATAG